From the genome of Nakamurella flavida, one region includes:
- a CDS encoding 3-oxoacyl-ACP synthase III, with protein MAGNAIHRFANTTVLAVCAIDAPRVVTSAEIDERLADVYTRVSLRPGMMQRLAGIAERRWWEPGTTYADGAAMAGAKAMAEAGVNPSQIGLMVNTSVSRAHLEPSTAVAVHHALGLPSSCQNFDVTNACLGFVNGMQLAAAMIESGQIDYALVVNGEDAREMHESTIRRLQEGDGDAREVFAQFASLTLGSGAAAMVLGRADLHPEGHRFLGGATRAGSEHHMLCVGDMDDMRTDSTGLMTAGMELSTALWEESAADFGWDGGMDRYVMHQVSNVHTKSIIDALGLDADKAPLTFPTRGNMGPAAIPFTLATVADELTQGDRVLLMGIGSGLNASFAEIVW; from the coding sequence ATGGCCGGCAATGCCATCCATCGGTTCGCCAACACCACCGTGCTCGCCGTGTGTGCCATCGACGCCCCGCGCGTGGTCACCTCCGCCGAGATCGACGAGCGCCTCGCCGACGTCTACACCCGCGTGAGCCTGCGCCCCGGGATGATGCAGCGCCTGGCCGGCATCGCCGAGCGGCGCTGGTGGGAGCCGGGCACCACCTACGCCGACGGCGCCGCCATGGCGGGCGCCAAGGCGATGGCCGAGGCGGGCGTCAACCCCTCGCAGATCGGCCTGATGGTCAACACTTCGGTCAGTCGCGCGCACCTGGAGCCGTCCACCGCGGTCGCCGTGCACCACGCCCTCGGCCTGCCCAGCTCGTGCCAGAACTTCGACGTCACCAACGCGTGCCTCGGCTTCGTCAACGGCATGCAGCTGGCCGCCGCGATGATCGAGAGCGGGCAGATCGACTACGCGCTCGTGGTCAACGGCGAGGACGCCCGCGAGATGCACGAGTCGACCATCCGCCGCCTGCAGGAGGGCGACGGCGACGCCCGCGAGGTCTTCGCCCAGTTCGCCTCGCTCACCCTGGGTTCCGGCGCCGCCGCGATGGTCCTCGGCCGGGCCGATCTGCACCCCGAGGGGCACCGCTTCCTCGGTGGCGCCACCCGCGCCGGCAGCGAGCACCACATGCTCTGCGTCGGCGACATGGACGACATGCGCACCGACAGCACCGGCCTGATGACGGCCGGCATGGAGCTCTCCACCGCACTGTGGGAGGAGTCGGCCGCCGACTTCGGCTGGGACGGCGGCATGGACCGGTACGTCATGCACCAGGTCAGCAACGTGCACACCAAGTCGATCATCGACGCGCTCGGCCTGGACGCCGACAAGGCCCCGCTGACCTTCCCGACCCGCGGCAACATGGGGCCGGCGGCGATCCCGTTCACCCTGGCCACGGTGGCCGACGAGCTCACCCAGGGCGACCGCG